Within the Thermoanaerobaculia bacterium genome, the region TCGGGCGAAAGCCGCCCGGTCGCGAAGGTCTCGTGGCCGAGGCGGACGAGCTCCTTCTCGCGCGAGAGCGGCTCGAGCGTCCCGTCGGAACCGACCCGCGCGACGAGGAGCTTGATCGTATTGCTGCCGATGTCGATCGACGCCCGGGTCGTCATGCGCGGGGAATTGTCGCGTGGCGGCCGCCCGTCGCGCGTGAAGCCCGAGTAAATTCCGCGTGAAGCGGGGCCGGGGGCCGCGCCCGCCGGAGAATCAGGCAACCGTGGGAAGCCCCGCGGCGTTCCAGGCCGCCATCCCGCCGACCACGTTGATGACGCCGCCCCGGCCGCCTCGTTCGAGGAGGCTCGCGGCGATCGACGACCGATATCCCCCCGCGCAGATGATCGCGAGCGGCTTTTCGCCGGCGACTTCCGGAAGCGCCGCGCCGAGGTCCGCCAGCGGCCGCGCGAACGCTTCCGGGATGTGCGCCTCCCGCCATTCGGCGGGCCGGCGGACGTCGAGGACGCGGCAACCGTCCTCGCGAAGACGCGCGGCGAGCTCGTCGACCGTGATCTGCTCGGTCGACGCGACGGGCCTCCCCGACCCGCTCCACGAGGCGATCCCGCCTTCGAGATATCCCGCGACGTCGTCGAGGCCGACGCGCGCCAGACGCATCCGCGCTTCCTCCGCCTCCGGCACCGACGACGTCACGAGGACGACCGGCGTCCCGGCGGGAAGGAGAGTCCCGGCCCAGGAGGCGAACTGGCCGTCGAGCCCGATGTGGATCGACCCGGGCACGTGCGCGGTCCCGAACGCCGCGGAAGAGCGAGTGTCCAGAATCACGGCTCCCGACGCCGCGCGGCGGGCGGTCTCTTCCGAAGAGAGGGGCTCGAGCGGGGGGAGCCCCGAAACGAGCGCCGGCCCCTCCCGGTTCAGCCGCACGTCGCGGCCGAAGTAGGCCGGGATTTCGGGGAGATCGGTCGTCATCATGTCGATGAACGCCTCGCGCGACATCGGCTGGAGCGCATAGTTGACGCGGCGCTGCTCGCCGATCGTCGAGCTCGTCTCCCGGGAGAGATTCCGGCCGCACATCGAGCCGGCCCCGTGCCCCGGCCAGACGATCGCCGCGTCGGGCAGCTTCAGCAGCTTGCCGTGGAGCGAGTCGTAGAGCTGTCCCGCCTGCTCGCGGGGGCTCGCCGCCGGGCCGGCGGCCGCGCCTCCGGCCGCGGCCGCGAGGTCCGGCCGGCCGACGTCGCCGATGAAGAGCGTGTCTCCGGTGAGGACGGCGGAGGGCTCCGACGCGTCCGGCGCGTCGAAGAGCAGGAGGCAGATCGAATCGCGCGTATGGCCGGGAGTCTCGAGGACGCGGAGCCGCGCGTTCCCGACGCGGATTTCGCTTCCCTCCCCGACCGGGTCGTGCGGGTAGGTCGCGTTCGCGGCGCGGCTGACGTGAATCGTCGCCCCCGTGGCCGCGGCGAGCTCCCGGTGGCCCGACACGAAATCCGCATGGAGATGGGTCTCGATGACGTGCCGGATCTCGAGCCCCTCGGCCGCGGCCGCCTCGAGATAGACCTCGATGTCCCGGCGGGGATCGATGACGGCGGCCTCGCCGCGGGAACCGACCAGGTACGAGGCCTGGGCGAGACATCCGAGATAGAACTGGCGGAAGTACACGGGGGATTCCGTCATCCGACGAGTACCGACCCGCCGTTGATGTTCACGATTTCGCCGTTGATCTGCTGGGCGTAGTCGGAACAGAGGAAGGCGATCACGCCGCCGACGTCGTCGGCGGTCGACACGCGGCGCGTCGGGATTTCCTGCTCGATCGCGCGGCGGCGGCGGCGGTCCGCGAGCACGCTCTGGGACATCTCGGTGTCCACCCACCCGGGCGCGACCGCGTTGGCCGTGATCCCGTACGGCCCGAGCTCCATGGCGATCGACTTCGTGAACGAGATCACCGCTCCTTTCGTCGCCGCGTAATGCGAGTGGTACGCCTCCCCGCGCTGCCCCGCGGTCGACGACACGTTCACGATCCGCCCGAAACGCTGCGCTTTGAAGATCGGGACCGCGAACTTCGTCATCAGGAACGTCCCGCGCGCGTTGATCGCGAAGACCTCCTCCCAGTACGAGGGGCTGATCTCTTCGACCGCGCCTCCCGGCCAGATCCCGGCGTTGTTGACGAGGATGTGGAGCCCGCCGAGACGCGCGACCGCCTGGCCGACCGCCCGCCGGGCCTCGCGCTCGTCGGAGACGTCGGCGCGGAACGCGAGACCGGGCCCGCCGAGGGCCTCGATCTCGAGGCACGCCCGACGCGCCTCTCGCTGCCGGCGCCGGTAGACGATCGCGACCTGGCATCCCGCGCGGACGAGGAACTTCGCCGCCGAAAGGCCGATTCCCCGGGACCCTCCCGTGACGAGCGCCTTCCGCCCCGACAGATCGACCGTGAAGACCGATTGCGTCATCGCGTCATCTCCCGGGCCGGGTGGAGCGGAAGACTTCTCCTCTCGCTCTCGACGTGAACGGCCGATGCCTCGCCCATCGCCGAATTGTACGCGCGCGAAAGTTCGCCGGGCGAGCGCGAAGGGATCTCCGGCCCGGCCGCCTCACGGACGCGGCCCGACCCGCGGCAGCGGGCCCGGCGCCACCGGCAAGGCGATGCGGTCCGTTCCGGCGCTCCCGTCGAAGAACGTCTGCGCCTTCGCCCACGCCTTCGCGCCGACGATGCGCCCCGTCGCCCGCCCCGTGAGATCGCCGTCGCGGAAATGGATCCCGCCCCATCGCCGCGACATCCCCGCCGCGTCGGCCGCCTCGGAGAACGTCGCAAACGCGAGTGTGACGTCCGAGGCCGGGCCGCACCCCGGTTCGCCGCGGAAGGTATCCTTCGCGATCGTCACGGACGCCCCCAGGGCGTCGTTGCCGGTGAAGGAGCGGAGCACCTCCGCCGCAGCCGCGGAAAAGACGCTGTGGCCCGAGTAGTACTCGGGGAAGGGCGGTGTCACGACGGTCGCGAGCTGGTAGGGGCGCCAGAGGGAGGCGGGGATCTCCTGGGTTCCCTCGCAGGGACCGCCCCACGCGGTGATCATCTCGACTCCTCCGACGAGCGTCCCGATCTGATGGACGAGGGCGAGGTAGTGGATCGCGGTCACCGGGCGCACGGAGTCGTACGCGCGCTTGGCGTCCCATGCGGCGATCGACGCGTCGAGCAGCGCGTTCCCGACCGCGAAGAACATCTTCACGTCCTGGTCGAGGGAATGGGCGTCGCGCCGCGAGACGAGCTGGGCGAACAGGCACCAGTGCCCGGGCGGGAATTCCGACGACGGCCCGTCGGCGAAATATTCGGCCGTCGCCTTCTGCTCGTCGGTGAGGTGGGCGGAGAGATCGATCAGCTCCTGAGCCTGGGCGACGTACGCGGAGGAACCATACTTCGCCGGAGGTCCGGGGCGGAGCTCGTCCCCGCTCGCGAGCGCGAACGGTGTGACGAGCCCCCACTGCGGAGTCGTGTATTTCTGGATCACGAACCCGCCCTTGCCGTCGGACACCTGAAGGGGCTGCCAGCGGTTCGGATCGGCGACGGCCGCGGGCTCCGGCGGGTTGGCGGGCGTGTACCCGGTCCAATCGGAGTAAGGACCCGGAGCGAGGTCGCCGAGCTGGTTCGAGCCGTCGTGATGACGGAACTCCAGAACGGCGCCGGCGGCGACCGTCCCGACGCCTTCCGCCGTCGTGAGATCCGCCGCGGGGGTGCCGGCGGAATACCCCTGCTCGGCCAGCAGCGCGTCGAACATCGCGGCGTCGGAGGGAAAGAGATCGCGGAGCGCGATCCAGGCGGCGACGCTGACCGCTTCCGCCTTTCGCGCCTCGGTGCGCTCGGCGGCCGGCCGGCGCCACCGGACGTGCGGGCGCGTCGGGACCGCCGCCGCGTCGTAAGCCGCCCAGGCGTCGTACATGCACGTGTGGGCGACGGCGATCGCGCGAGCGACGACGGTCGGGCCCGGCTTCGTGTCCCGGACCGCCTGCAGCAGCGCCTCGTTCCAGAGGAGGACCGCGTTGTCGCCCGGCTGCTCGCCCGGGACGGCGGCGCGGGCGGCCGGGACCAAAGAGAGGAAAAAGATCACGACGAGGGAGAGGAATTTTTTCCGAGACGGCATCCTTTTCTCCTTAGCGGAGCGCCCGCAGTATAAGATAGCGACATCATTTCGCGCGCAGGCGCAAGAGAGGGACGAATGACCACGGCGCCTGCGGCCCGGCCGCTCCAAAAAGACTGGATCAACATCTCCTTCCTGATGCTGACGCCGATCCTCGGCATCCCCGTGACCGCGTGGTACACGTGGAAAACGGGCTTCGAGCCCTGGATGCTCTGGCTCTGCCTCGGAATGTTCACGGTGATCGGCCTGTCGGTCTGCGCCGGATACCACCGGTTCTTCTCGCACAAGAGCTACGAGTGCTCCCCGGCCGTCCAGGCGCTCTACGGGTTCTTCGGCGCGATGGCGGCCCAGAACTCCATCCTCTGCTGGTCCGCCGATCACCGGATCCATCACCAGTACGTCGACAAGGACTGGGACCCGTACAACATCCGCCGCGGTTTCTGGTGGGCGCACTTCCTGTGGGTCTTCTACAAGCCCGCGGAGGCGAGGACGTTCTCGAACGTTCCGGACCTGGAGAAGAACCCGGTCGTCCAGTGGCAGCATCGCTGGTACCGGTGGATCCTGCTGCTCGGCGTGATCGTCGTTCCGACGGGGGTCGGCGCTCTCTACGGACGTCCGCTCGCGGGACTCCTCTGGGGAGGGTTCCTCCGGGTCGTCATCACGCATCACACGACGTTCTTCGTGAACTCGCTCGCGCACTACATGGGAAAGCGCACCTTCAACGCGCGCGTCTCGGCGCGCGACAACTGGCTGCTCGCGCTCGTCACCTTCGGCGAGGGCTACCACAGCTTCCACCACCGTTTTCCCGCCGACTTCCGGAACGGCGTTCGCTGGTACCACTGGGACCCGGCGAAGTGGATGATCCGCGGGCTGAAGGCGGTCGGCCTCGCGTCCGACCTCCGAACGACGTCGGCTCCGATGATCGAAGGAGCGCGTCTCCACGCGGCCGTGCGCGAGGCCGAGCTCCATCTGGACCGCGCGCCGTCGAAGATCGGAGAGGAAGTCCGGCGTCGCATCGCGATCGCCCGCGAGACGATCGAGCATGCCTTCGATCTCTGGCGGCAGCATCTCGACGAGCGGGCCAGGGGATCCCGGTGGCGGACCACGCGCCGGAACTCGCACCGGCGGCTGAAGGAAGCGCGCCGGCAGTGGCGCGAGGCGCTCGACCTGCTCGCCCAGGCCGCCTGAACGGGGCGGCGCGACCCGCGACTCGCCCGGGAACGGTCGAGACGCGCTCGGGAGCGTGAAGAAGTCCCTCCGCCGCGAGCTCCCCCGGGCCCGCCACCCGCGGTCGGTTCCTCTAGACGATCTCCGACACGAGAAGGGCGATCGTGTCCTCGAGCGACGCCGAATCCTTCGTTGCCGCGTCCGCGTCGGCGCAGCGGCGGAGAGCCCGGACGAGATCCGGGAGCGGGAAGCGCGCCGCCCGCTGGTAAGCCTTGTACCAGAGGAAAGGGCTTCCTTCGAGGAGCGTCGTTCCCGACGAGAGACGGGGATGCACCCCCGTCTGGTAGCCTCCGTACGCCAGAGCGGGGTTGATCCGCGTCCGGGTCTCCTCGCACCGCGCGCGGACGACGAGGAGCCGCCGGATCTCCGCCGCGAGCATTCCGAAGAAGGCGCGCAACGGCTCGTCCCCCTTGATCTCGCGCTCTCCCGTTCTCAGGGCGCGGCCGGAGAGGATCCCCTCGAGCCGGCGCATCGTCTCCGCGCGGTCCCGGGCGCCGAGGGCGTCGAAGAAGGCGTAGACGTCCTCCGCCCGCCGGTCCTCGACCAGGGCCTCGACGTCGCGGGGGACGATCTTGCCGTTCTCCCCCGCCCATTCGAGCAGCTTCTCGAGCTCCGAGGCGAAGAGCCGGGGATCGTCGGCGGTGCGCGCGCGAAGACGATCGATCGACGCGGGCTCGATGGTGACGTTCTTCTGCGCGGCGAGCTTCCGGGCGCGGGCGACGAGGAGCCGCGCGTTCTCGTTGTCGTCGCCTCCCGCGATCCGAACCGACCCATGGGCGTCGAACGCCTTGTAGAGCGCGGACGTTCGCGGCGGATCGACCGCGCGGGCGAGGAGCACGGTGCCGGGGACGCCGCCGCCTTCGAGGTGGGCGATGACCGCGGCCGCCGCCGCGTTGCCGGAGGCGCCGCCGCCCGGAAGCTCCCGGAAGATCTCCTCGAGCGTCTCGCGGAGCTCCGGCTTCCTCATCTTCTTCACCGCGGCGGCCGCGGTGTCCTCGGGCGATTCGTTCTCGATCTGCAGCGCGGCCAGGAGAGCCCGCGCCTTCTTGAAAGCCTCCCTCCGGCCGGCCGCCGACTCCTTCTGCCAGGCGGCCGCGGCTTCCTCGGCGAGCGCACCCGGCGCGTCCCGGCCGAACAGCGCCGAGAGATCTGCCTCGACGAGGCGGCGCGACGAGAAGAGCGACCCGCTCGCGAGAGCATCGGGGAGCCGCGCCGCGAGCGCCTCCTCGGGAATCCTCTCGATCTCGTCCTCGGTAAAGCCGAACTCGCCCCGGGCTTCCTCCGCCGCCTCGTCGACGAAGAACTCGTGCGGTCCGCAGACGAGGATCGCGTGGGGAGACGCTGCGCTGCCGCGGGATCTTTCCTTGCTCACGTGGAGGGGATTATTGCGCGGGATCCTTCGCCGAGGGCTTCGACGGCGGGCTCCGGGGACGGAGAAGAGGGGAGAACGGCACCTCTGCCGGGGCGCGGCCGGACGTACCGAAAGACGCGTTCGGGTGAGCCGGCCCGCGGGCGCGGCGTACCGGTGCCTGCGTTAAGCCCGCGGGCGGCTCGCACGGACGCGTATAGCGGCGCGTATGGTCCGCGCCCTCTTCAGTCGAGGAGACCCTTCTCGGAGAGCTCCATGCAATCGACGCAGTACGGCGTCCACGGCACCGCATCCAGCCTCTTCTCCGGGATCGGGTTCCCGCAGTTCGTGCAGAGCCCGTAGCCCCCGTCGTCGATCCGCACGAGGGCCTGATCGATCTGCTGGAGCTGAACCCGCTCCCCGTCGGAGAGCGAGAAGAGGAATTCCTTCGTGTACGACGACGACGCCTTGTCGGCGATGTCCTGCGTGATCTCCTCCGAGTTTTCCTGGCCGGCGTCCTTGTTCTTCAGCATCTCCTTCGAGAGCGAATCCTTCTTCTCGACGAGCGCGCGGCGGTACTTCTCCGTCTCTTTCTTCGTCACTCTGGCGGCTTTGGCGGAACTCGACATCCGGCTTTCTCCTTCGTTAGGGCGCGCGATGATACCGCAAACCCGCCCGAACCGATAGCGCCCTGTACACCTGCTCGATCAGCAACAAGCGGGCCATCTGATGCGGGAACGTCATCGGAGAAAGCGACAGGATTTCTTCCGCCCGCTCGAGCACCGGCGCGTCGAGTCCCGACGCCCCCCCGACCACGAAAACGAGGCGGCGCGGGTCCCGATCGCGATGCTCCCCGAGGAAACGCGCGAATTCCGCGGTCGTCCGGAGCTTCCCTTTCTCGTCGAGGGCGACGACCCGATCGCGCTCGTCGATCTCGGCGAGGACGCGCCGCCCCTCCCGTTCGGCGGCGGCGTCGCCGCGCTCCGATTCGGCGCGGACGACGCGCTCCTCCACTTTTGCCCACGCCTCGATGCGGGTCCGGTAGCGCTCGATCCCGCGCGCGTACTCGCGGTCGTCGGTCTTGCCGACCCAGAGGAAGCGAATCTTCACGGAGAAGGAGTCCGGCGCTCAGCGCGCGGCGGCGAACCGCCGGGTCTCGTCTCCCGCGTCTCCCCAGAGGCGTTCGAGACCGTAGAAGCGGCGGGAGTCCTCGAGGAACACGTGGAAGAGCACTTCACCGTAGTCGAGCAGGATCCATCGCGACGTGGCGTAGCCCTCGACCGAGATCGGGCGGCGCCCCGCCGCGCGGAGCCGCTCCTCGATCGCGTCGGCGATCGCCTGCGCCTGCCGGTCGGACGTGGCCGAACAGATCACGAAATAGTCGGCGAAGGAGGAAATTTCGGAGAGATTGAGGACGAGGAGATCCGAGGCCTTCTTGTCGACCGCCGCAGCGACCCCTTCCCGCGCGAGCCCCTCGGGATCGAGGCGCGCCGTCAAGTGCGCCCGGTCCCGGAGTCTCTGTAGAGGCCGTGCTTGACGATGTATTCCTCCACCGCCGGAGGAGTGCGGCCCGAGAGCGATTCCCCGCGGGCGGCCGCGCGCCTCACGTCGGTCGAGGAAATTTTCACGCGGACGGAGTCGAAAAGCAAGACCGAACTCCGGTTCGCGGAAACGGAGGCGCTCCGCTCGAGGACGTCCGCCTCGTACGGTTCACGGACGAAGGCGACCATCCGGGCGAGCCGCAGGATCTCCGCCGGTTCCCGCCATCCATCGAAGCCCGCGAGCGCATCGGTGCCGAGAAGGAAGTACCGCTCGTCGCGCGGAAACTCGCGGGCGAACGCCCCGAGCGTCTCGACGGTGTACGAGATCCCTCCCCGCTCGACCTCGGAGAGGGAGATGACGAAATCCTTCCGGCCGGAGAGCGCGAGCGCGAGCATGGCGACGCGGTGCGCGGCGGGCGCGGGCTCGTCCTCCTCCTTCCCGGGAGCGCGATGCGCGGGGACGAAGATCAACCGGTCGAGCAGAATCGCGGCGGCGACCGCGGCGGCGGGCTTGAGATGGCCGTAGTGCACCGGATCGAAAGTGCCGCCGAAGATTCCAATCTTCACCGTTGCTCCTGCCGCCTGGTTGCAGCGATGAAATCGCTGAACCGGGCTCGCCGGGTTGAAGCGGCGGAGCCGCTTAACCCGGCGCCAGAGATTGCCGAAACGCACATCAGGGCCGGGGTCTTCACGAGGGTCCCGCTTCCACCAGAGGCGCGCTCTTCGCCTTCCCGAGCTCGAACAGCGCGTGCACGAGCTCGGGAATCCCGGCTCGCGTCGCCGCCGAGATCGCCCGGAACGGGAGGCCGCGCCGCCGCGCCGCACTCTCGATCGACGCGAGCCGCTCGGGGTTCCCGGCGTCGATCTTCGACGCGACCAGGAGCCGGGGCCTCTTCGAGATCTCGGCGGAGAAAGCGGCGAGCTCTTCCTCGATCGCCGCGACGTCCGTTTCGGCGTCCCCCTCGGCGGACGCGTCGACGAGGTGGCAGATCGCGCGGCAGCGCTCGACGTGCTTCAGGAAGCGGATGCCGAGCCCGGCGCCTTCGTGCGCGCCGCGGATCAGACCGGGAATGTCGGCGACCACGAGCGTGTCGTCGCCGCGGGTCACGACCCCGAGATTCGGGGTGAGGGTCGTGAACGGGTAATCGGCGATCTTCGGCCGCGCCGCCGAGATCACCGAGATCAGCGTCGACTTCCCGGCGTTCGGCAGGCCGATGATCGCGACCTCGGCGAGGAGCTTCAGCTCGATCGCGAGGCGGTGCGTCTCTCCCGGAAGTCCCGGCTTCGCGAATCGGGGCGCCTGGCGCGTCGACGTCGCGAAATGCTGGTTGCCCCACCCGCCGTTCCCCCCTTTGGCGACGAGCACGCGCTGGCCGGGGGAGACGAGGTCGGCGAGGACCTCTCCCGTGTCGGCATCCCGCACGACCGATCCGATCGGCAGGGAGATCACGAGGTCCTCGCCCCGCTTCCCGTGGCAGTTGGAGCCGAGGCCGTGCTGGCCCCGCCCTGCCTTGTAGTGCGTCTGGTGGCGGAGGGGATAGAGCGTGTTGAGCGACGCGTTGCCGACGACCCAGACGTCTCCCCCGTCTCCCCCGTCTCCGCCGGAGGGACCGCCGCGGGGGACGAACTTCTCGCGGCGGAACGCGATGCATCCGTTGCCCCCGTCGCCGGAAGCGATCGTGATCTCCGCCTCGTCGATGAACATCGCTACGAAACTCTAACAGGCCGCGGCGCGCGGTCATCTTCGAGCGTTCCCTCGTCAGTCGCCCTGTTGAAGCGACGGAGCCGCTCGACTCGGCGCAGGATCACGGACGGGAGAAGGGTCAAAACGAAAGCCCCGACGGAGCGGGGCCGACTCGTGGAGATCCGGAGGCCTATTCGGCCGAAGCTTCGATCGAAATGAACCGTCCGAGGCGCCCGCGATCCCGGAAGCGGACCACGCCCGGAACTTTCGCGAAGAGGGTGTCGTCCTTGCCCCGGCCGACGTTGTCGCCCGGCTGGAACTTCGTCCCGCGCTGGCGCACGAGGATCGAGCCGCCCGTCACCATCTCGCCGCCGAACGCCTTGACGCCCAGCCGCTGCGAATTCGAGTCGCGCCCGTTGCGCGAGGATCCCTGTCCCTTTTTGTGCGCCATCTCAGCCCTCGATCCCGTCGATCCGCACTTCGACCATGTTCTGGCGGTGTCCCTTGGTGCGGCGGTACTGCTTCGTCCGCTTCTTCTTGAAGATCAGGACCTTCCGCGTCTTCAACGGGGAAACCACCGTCCCCCGGACGCTCACGCCGTCGACGAGCGGGCTCCCGGCGCGGAAGGTGTCGCCGTCGCCGACGAACGACACTTCCTGAAACACGATCGCGTCGCCCTTGGCGACCGGCTCCCCGGCGAGCTTCTCGATGCGGACGACGTCGCCCGGGCTCACCTTCATCTGCTTTCCACCGGTCGTGACGATCGCGTACATGAAACCTTCCTCCACACGAAAGCCCTTGATGCTAACAGTTTCCGC harbors:
- a CDS encoding MBL fold metallo-hydrolase, translated to MTESPVYFRQFYLGCLAQASYLVGSRGEAAVIDPRRDIEVYLEAAAAEGLEIRHVIETHLHADFVSGHRELAAATGATIHVSRAANATYPHDPVGEGSEIRVGNARLRVLETPGHTRDSICLLLFDAPDASEPSAVLTGDTLFIGDVGRPDLAAAAGGAAAGPAASPREQAGQLYDSLHGKLLKLPDAAIVWPGHGAGSMCGRNLSRETSSTIGEQRRVNYALQPMSREAFIDMMTTDLPEIPAYFGRDVRLNREGPALVSGLPPLEPLSSEETARRAASGAVILDTRSSAAFGTAHVPGSIHIGLDGQFASWAGTLLPAGTPVVLVTSSVPEAEEARMRLARVGLDDVAGYLEGGIASWSGSGRPVASTEQITVDELAARLREDGCRVLDVRRPAEWREAHIPEAFARPLADLGAALPEVAGEKPLAIICAGGYRSSIAASLLERGGRGGVINVVGGMAAWNAAGLPTVA
- a CDS encoding 23S rRNA (pseudouridine(1915)-N(3))-methyltransferase RlmH; this encodes MKIRFLWVGKTDDREYARGIERYRTRIEAWAKVEERVVRAESERGDAAAEREGRRVLAEIDERDRVVALDEKGKLRTTAEFARFLGEHRDRDPRRLVFVVGGASGLDAPVLERAEEILSLSPMTFPHQMARLLLIEQVYRALSVRAGLRYHRAP
- a CDS encoding fatty acid desaturase, encoding MTTAPAARPLQKDWINISFLMLTPILGIPVTAWYTWKTGFEPWMLWLCLGMFTVIGLSVCAGYHRFFSHKSYECSPAVQALYGFFGAMAAQNSILCWSADHRIHHQYVDKDWDPYNIRRGFWWAHFLWVFYKPAEARTFSNVPDLEKNPVVQWQHRWYRWILLLGVIVVPTGVGALYGRPLAGLLWGGFLRVVITHHTTFFVNSLAHYMGKRTFNARVSARDNWLLALVTFGEGYHSFHHRFPADFRNGVRWYHWDPAKWMIRGLKAVGLASDLRTTSAPMIEGARLHAAVREAELHLDRAPSKIGEEVRRRIAIARETIEHAFDLWRQHLDERARGSRWRTTRRNSHRRLKEARRQWREALDLLAQAA
- the rpmA gene encoding 50S ribosomal protein L27, which encodes MAHKKGQGSSRNGRDSNSQRLGVKAFGGEMVTGGSILVRQRGTKFQPGDNVGRGKDDTLFAKVPGVVRFRDRGRLGRFISIEASAE
- a CDS encoding vanadium-dependent haloperoxidase, which gives rise to MPSRKKFLSLVVIFFLSLVPAARAAVPGEQPGDNAVLLWNEALLQAVRDTKPGPTVVARAIAVAHTCMYDAWAAYDAAAVPTRPHVRWRRPAAERTEARKAEAVSVAAWIALRDLFPSDAAMFDALLAEQGYSAGTPAADLTTAEGVGTVAAGAVLEFRHHDGSNQLGDLAPGPYSDWTGYTPANPPEPAAVADPNRWQPLQVSDGKGGFVIQKYTTPQWGLVTPFALASGDELRPGPPAKYGSSAYVAQAQELIDLSAHLTDEQKATAEYFADGPSSEFPPGHWCLFAQLVSRRDAHSLDQDVKMFFAVGNALLDASIAAWDAKRAYDSVRPVTAIHYLALVHQIGTLVGGVEMITAWGGPCEGTQEIPASLWRPYQLATVVTPPFPEYYSGHSVFSAAAAEVLRSFTGNDALGASVTIAKDTFRGEPGCGPASDVTLAFATFSEAADAAGMSRRWGGIHFRDGDLTGRATGRIVGAKAWAKAQTFFDGSAGTDRIALPVAPGPLPRVGPRP
- the nadD gene encoding nicotinate-nucleotide adenylyltransferase, with translation MKIGIFGGTFDPVHYGHLKPAAAVAAAILLDRLIFVPAHRAPGKEEDEPAPAAHRVAMLALALSGRKDFVISLSEVERGGISYTVETLGAFAREFPRDERYFLLGTDALAGFDGWREPAEILRLARMVAFVREPYEADVLERSASVSANRSSVLLFDSVRVKISSTDVRRAAARGESLSGRTPPAVEEYIVKHGLYRDSGTGRT
- the rplU gene encoding 50S ribosomal protein L21, translating into MYAIVTTGGKQMKVSPGDVVRIEKLAGEPVAKGDAIVFQEVSFVGDGDTFRAGSPLVDGVSVRGTVVSPLKTRKVLIFKKKRTKQYRRTKGHRQNMVEVRIDGIEG
- the obgE gene encoding GTPase ObgE; the protein is MFIDEAEITIASGDGGNGCIAFRREKFVPRGGPSGGDGGDGGDVWVVGNASLNTLYPLRHQTHYKAGRGQHGLGSNCHGKRGEDLVISLPIGSVVRDADTGEVLADLVSPGQRVLVAKGGNGGWGNQHFATSTRQAPRFAKPGLPGETHRLAIELKLLAEVAIIGLPNAGKSTLISVISAARPKIADYPFTTLTPNLGVVTRGDDTLVVADIPGLIRGAHEGAGLGIRFLKHVERCRAICHLVDASAEGDAETDVAAIEEELAAFSAEISKRPRLLVASKIDAGNPERLASIESAARRRGLPFRAISAATRAGIPELVHALFELGKAKSAPLVEAGPS
- a CDS encoding SDR family NAD(P)-dependent oxidoreductase; protein product: MTQSVFTVDLSGRKALVTGGSRGIGLSAAKFLVRAGCQVAIVYRRRQREARRACLEIEALGGPGLAFRADVSDEREARRAVGQAVARLGGLHILVNNAGIWPGGAVEEISPSYWEEVFAINARGTFLMTKFAVPIFKAQRFGRIVNVSSTAGQRGEAYHSHYAATKGAVISFTKSIAMELGPYGITANAVAPGWVDTEMSQSVLADRRRRRAIEQEIPTRRVSTADDVGGVIAFLCSDYAQQINGEIVNINGGSVLVG
- the rsfS gene encoding ribosome silencing factor; the protein is MTARLDPEGLAREGVAAAVDKKASDLLVLNLSEISSFADYFVICSATSDRQAQAIADAIEERLRAAGRRPISVEGYATSRWILLDYGEVLFHVFLEDSRRFYGLERLWGDAGDETRRFAAAR
- a CDS encoding TraR/DksA family transcriptional regulator, whose protein sequence is MSSSAKAARVTKKETEKYRRALVEKKDSLSKEMLKNKDAGQENSEEITQDIADKASSSYTKEFLFSLSDGERVQLQQIDQALVRIDDGGYGLCTNCGNPIPEKRLDAVPWTPYCVDCMELSEKGLLD